A portion of the Cellulophaga algicola DSM 14237 genome contains these proteins:
- a CDS encoding MarR family winged helix-turn-helix transcriptional regulator — MNVEAIIKTDKEIPLRQRTLIHLNLVGNKITEITMNQLKPFDVSLQQFNVLRILRGQNGKAANLSTLNERMVTKMSNTTRLVDKLILKGYVERTTCESNRRKVEIYITASGQEVLLKMDKAMITSEDIILEKFTNEDLILLNKLFDKF, encoded by the coding sequence ATGAATGTAGAAGCCATCATAAAAACAGACAAAGAAATTCCTTTACGCCAAAGGACTCTTATTCATTTAAACCTAGTAGGCAATAAGATTACAGAGATTACAATGAATCAGTTAAAACCTTTTGATGTATCGCTTCAACAATTTAATGTTTTGCGAATTTTAAGAGGTCAGAATGGCAAGGCTGCAAATTTGAGCACCCTCAACGAACGTATGGTTACTAAAATGAGTAATACGACCAGGCTTGTAGATAAGCTAATTCTAAAAGGATATGTAGAGCGTACTACTTGCGAAAGCAACCGAAGAAAAGTGGAGATCTATATAACAGCTTCTGGACAAGAGGTTTTACTAAAAATGGATAAAGCAATGATAACTTCTGAAGACATTATTCTAGAGAAGTTTACCAATGAAGATTTAATACTATTGAATAAATTATTTGACAAATTTTAA
- a CDS encoding rhodanese-like domain-containing protein, translating to MADLSQEEWVAQLNNDDNAFILDVRTPEEVEEGYIPEATNIDIHLGQGFLDEIEKLDKSKNYYVYCRSGARSGQACAIMNSVGFKNADNLLGGFMNWEGEVAE from the coding sequence ATGGCAGATTTATCACAAGAAGAATGGGTAGCGCAATTAAATAATGATGACAATGCTTTTATTTTAGATGTCCGTACGCCTGAAGAAGTAGAAGAGGGTTACATCCCAGAGGCTACAAATATAGATATACATTTAGGACAAGGTTTTTTAGATGAAATAGAGAAACTAGATAAAAGTAAAAACTACTACGTGTATTGCCGTTCAGGAGCAAGAAGTGGGCAAGCTTGTGCTATTATGAATAGTGTAGGTTTTAAAAATGCAGATAATTTATTAGGTGGTTTTATGAATTGGGAAGGTGAAGTGGCTGAGTAA
- a CDS encoding DUF2851 family protein has protein sequence MREDFLHFIWKHKKIPIANLISTTNEAIEIVKVGTHNYFAGPDFFNSQIRIGNQLWAGNVEIHIKASDWYAHNHELDANYANVILHVVWEEDTAIYRKDNIPIPTLELKTYLPEELVLSYEKLFSKSGKSFINCEKQIEDVAAFTLRNWLDRLYFERLEDKSKLILKLLEDSKNNWEEVLFVMLLKNFGLKINGDAFLSLAQHVNIAVIRKIGGNTMQLESLLFGLSGLLDESNDDIFFKELKKEYQYVKLKFQCTGDGVLKPAFFKLRPPNFPTIRLSQFSNLYSGQHNLFSKLIEATTLEEMYSIFSVDASVYWDTHYTFGKESKKSKKKLTKKFIDLLIINTVLPLKFCYAHHHGKPIDEVLIAIISDIKKEENTIIHKFDALKVSVSNAMESQSILQLYNEYCTKNKCLQCAIGNRLLKGND, from the coding sequence ATGCGCGAAGACTTTCTTCATTTTATTTGGAAACATAAGAAAATTCCCATAGCTAACTTGATAAGTACAACTAATGAAGCTATTGAAATAGTTAAAGTGGGTACGCACAATTATTTTGCGGGACCAGATTTTTTCAATTCACAGATTAGAATAGGGAATCAATTATGGGCGGGTAATGTAGAGATACACATTAAAGCCTCTGATTGGTATGCACACAACCATGAACTTGATGCAAACTATGCTAATGTAATATTACATGTGGTCTGGGAAGAGGATACCGCTATTTATCGTAAAGATAATATACCTATTCCAACGTTAGAGCTTAAAACTTATTTGCCGGAAGAATTAGTTTTGAGCTATGAAAAGCTATTTTCAAAAAGTGGCAAAAGTTTTATTAATTGTGAAAAACAAATTGAAGACGTAGCTGCTTTTACACTTAGAAATTGGCTAGATAGATTATATTTTGAACGTTTAGAAGATAAATCGAAGCTTATTTTAAAGCTTTTAGAAGATTCTAAAAATAATTGGGAAGAAGTATTGTTTGTGATGCTTTTGAAAAATTTTGGATTAAAAATAAATGGAGATGCTTTCTTGAGTTTGGCTCAGCACGTAAATATAGCTGTTATTCGAAAAATAGGAGGGAATACTATGCAGCTCGAAAGTTTGTTATTTGGGCTTTCGGGTTTATTAGATGAAAGTAATGATGATATTTTTTTTAAAGAATTAAAAAAAGAATATCAGTACGTGAAACTTAAATTTCAATGTACAGGAGATGGTGTTTTAAAACCGGCATTTTTTAAGTTGAGACCACCTAACTTTCCAACAATTAGATTATCACAATTTTCAAATTTATATTCGGGTCAACATAACTTGTTCAGTAAGCTTATTGAAGCTACAACTTTAGAAGAAATGTATTCTATTTTTAGCGTAGATGCTAGTGTGTACTGGGATACTCATTATACATTTGGTAAAGAATCTAAAAAAAGCAAAAAGAAACTCACTAAAAAATTTATAGATCTTTTGATTATAAACACCGTGCTGCCACTAAAGTTTTGCTATGCGCACCACCATGGAAAACCGATTGATGAGGTTTTGATTGCTATAATTTCAGACATCAAAAAAGAAGAAAATACCATTATACATAAGTTTGATGCGTTAAAGGTTTCTGTGTCTAACGCAATGGAGAGTCAGTCTATTCTGCAATTATACAACGAGTATTGTACTAAAAATAAATGCTTGCAATGTGCTATAGGTAATAGGTTATTAAAAGGAAATGATTAA
- a CDS encoding PspC family transcriptional regulator, with translation MNFLYQLLYFFQKHGFEVCRRIAERLGIRIRVVRTSFIYLTFVTLGFGFALYLFVAFWLKIKDLVYTKRTSVFDL, from the coding sequence ATGAATTTTTTATATCAACTATTATACTTTTTTCAAAAACACGGTTTTGAAGTATGTAGGCGTATAGCCGAGCGTTTAGGGATTCGTATACGTGTGGTAAGAACTTCATTTATTTATCTAACCTTTGTAACACTCGGTTTTGGTTTTGCCTTGTATTTGTTTGTTGCCTTTTGGTTAAAAATTAAAGATTTGGTATATACCAAAAGAACTTCGGTCTTTGACTTGTAA
- a CDS encoding potassium channel family protein — translation MLRLFRSKIYLAVFLMTAVLLFGVLGYRYISNYDWVDAIYMTVITVTTVGFSEVRPLDAQSKFFTISLIVSSVFIFAFAISVITEYVLGRNSLQLLKKKKVKSKINSLTDHVIICGYGRNGTQAAERLKAYKRPFVVIEKDKEIIERFEENILFIEGDANDDEVLLEAGIERAKFLITALPDDATNLFVVLSSRQLNKDLFIISRASLSTSQKKLVLAGANKVIMPDKIGGDHMASLVVMPDLITFINKLSVEGGHTTNLEEVSIEDFTDQMECNSLRDLDLRRKTGCTIIGYISPEGEYIINPEADLQLQPKSKVIVLGRPEQIRKLNEMFHIV, via the coding sequence ATGCTAAGACTTTTTAGATCTAAAATATATTTAGCGGTATTTCTTATGACGGCAGTGTTGTTGTTTGGAGTATTGGGCTATCGTTATATTTCAAATTACGATTGGGTAGACGCTATTTACATGACGGTAATCACTGTAACTACTGTTGGGTTTTCAGAAGTAAGGCCGTTAGATGCGCAATCAAAATTTTTTACCATATCATTAATCGTTTCGAGTGTATTTATATTTGCCTTTGCTATTTCTGTTATAACAGAATATGTTCTAGGTAGAAATTCTCTTCAATTATTAAAAAAGAAAAAAGTGAAATCTAAAATTAATAGTCTTACAGATCATGTCATTATTTGCGGTTATGGAAGAAATGGTACACAGGCAGCAGAACGTTTAAAAGCGTACAAGCGTCCATTTGTCGTTATAGAAAAGGATAAAGAAATTATTGAACGTTTTGAAGAAAATATACTTTTTATTGAAGGTGATGCTAATGATGATGAAGTTTTATTAGAAGCGGGTATTGAACGAGCAAAATTTTTAATCACGGCACTTCCTGATGATGCTACAAATTTATTTGTAGTGCTTTCATCGCGACAGTTAAATAAAGATTTATTTATCATTAGCCGAGCATCATTATCAACATCACAAAAAAAACTTGTACTTGCGGGTGCTAATAAAGTAATTATGCCAGATAAGATTGGTGGAGACCATATGGCGTCTTTAGTTGTGATGCCAGATTTGATCACCTTTATAAATAAACTTTCTGTAGAAGGTGGGCATACCACGAATTTAGAGGAAGTTTCAATAGAAGATTTTACAGATCAAATGGAATGTAATTCCCTTAGAGACTTAGATTTAAGGAGAAAAACAGGCTGCACAATTATTGGATATATTTCTCCAGAAGGGGAGTATATAATAAATCCTGAAGCAGATTTACAATTGCAACCCAAAAGCAAGGTAATCGTCTTAGGAAGGCCAGAACAAATTCGTAAATTAAACGAAATGTTTCATATCGTTTAA
- a CDS encoding alanine/glycine:cation symporter family protein — protein MKYRLLTLFTLMAPIITFSQEVVEKGLDEKIDEAFKPISDFFSAVIFFNVWQDPDIPFVLVLLVASALFFTIYFGFPNVRYFGKAISTVRGKYEDIEKHGAKELYGEDGIAQGQDLSNVDIEEHLVGLEDDLAVSGDIIDTIRDESSDGEVSHFQALATAVSGTVGNGNIAGVALAIALGGPGATFWMIVCGLLGMSTKFVECTLGVQYRDVGEDGTVYGGPMYYLSKGLKQKGFKKLGKVAAVVFAIFCIGGSFGGGNAAQSNQATIVLKELFNWQSSAAGAIVGLVLAVLVGVIIIGGIKRIAQVTEKVVPFMAIMYVVACLYIIFANISLVDDAVSLIVSEAFSPKAASVGGFIGVLLVGFKRAAFSNEAGAGSASIAHSAVRTKYSASEGLVALLEPFIDTVLICTMTALVIVIFNFGGYFEYGLDVSSDGSGAVQIGADVVQGAGITAKAFAAYIPYSNVFLTIAVVLFAVSTMISWSYYGLQSWKFLFGRGKAADLTYKFLFLAFVVIGAAASMGSIWAFSDAMIFAMVFPNMVGLFFLFPVVKKQLKRYLDAIKLKYDAIED, from the coding sequence ATGAAGTATAGACTTCTTACGCTGTTTACATTAATGGCACCTATTATTACCTTTTCTCAGGAGGTTGTGGAAAAAGGATTGGATGAAAAAATTGACGAAGCATTTAAGCCTATTTCAGATTTCTTTTCCGCGGTAATATTTTTTAATGTTTGGCAAGATCCAGATATTCCGTTTGTATTAGTTTTATTAGTAGCCAGTGCATTATTTTTTACCATCTATTTTGGTTTTCCAAATGTAAGATACTTCGGAAAAGCTATCAGTACGGTTAGAGGAAAGTATGAAGATATAGAAAAACATGGTGCTAAAGAATTATACGGAGAAGACGGTATAGCACAAGGTCAAGATTTGTCAAATGTTGATATTGAAGAGCATTTAGTAGGTTTAGAAGATGATTTGGCCGTAAGCGGCGATATAATAGATACGATCAGAGATGAAAGTTCTGACGGAGAAGTAAGTCACTTTCAGGCACTTGCCACTGCAGTATCTGGTACTGTTGGTAATGGTAACATTGCCGGGGTTGCCTTAGCAATTGCACTAGGGGGGCCTGGAGCTACGTTCTGGATGATCGTATGCGGGCTTTTAGGGATGTCTACAAAATTTGTGGAATGTACTTTAGGGGTTCAATACCGTGATGTAGGTGAAGATGGAACTGTTTATGGTGGTCCAATGTATTACTTAAGTAAAGGATTAAAACAGAAAGGATTTAAGAAATTAGGGAAAGTTGCAGCAGTAGTTTTTGCTATTTTCTGTATTGGTGGTTCTTTTGGTGGTGGTAACGCTGCACAATCTAATCAGGCTACTATTGTATTAAAAGAATTGTTTAATTGGCAAAGTAGTGCAGCCGGTGCTATTGTAGGTTTGGTACTTGCAGTCTTAGTAGGCGTTATTATTATAGGAGGTATTAAAAGAATTGCTCAAGTAACAGAAAAGGTAGTGCCATTTATGGCAATTATGTATGTAGTTGCTTGTTTGTATATCATTTTTGCTAATATTAGTTTAGTTGATGATGCTGTTTCACTTATTGTATCGGAAGCATTTAGTCCTAAAGCAGCTAGTGTAGGTGGTTTTATAGGCGTCTTGTTAGTTGGATTTAAGAGAGCAGCCTTTTCTAATGAAGCAGGTGCTGGTTCTGCGTCTATCGCACACTCAGCAGTACGTACAAAATATTCTGCAAGTGAAGGTCTAGTAGCGTTGTTGGAGCCATTTATTGATACTGTTTTAATCTGTACGATGACCGCTTTAGTAATTGTTATTTTTAATTTTGGAGGTTATTTTGAATATGGTTTAGATGTAAGTTCTGATGGTAGTGGTGCTGTTCAAATAGGAGCAGATGTTGTTCAAGGTGCTGGTATTACAGCTAAGGCTTTTGCGGCATACATACCTTATTCTAATGTTTTCTTAACAATAGCCGTAGTATTGTTTGCGGTGTCTACTATGATTTCTTGGTCTTATTATGGACTACAATCATGGAAATTTTTATTCGGTAGAGGTAAAGCGGCAGATTTAACCTATAAATTTTTATTCCTTGCTTTTGTGGTTATTGGTGCTGCAGCAAGTATGGGGTCTATCTGGGCATTTTCAGATGCAATGATTTTTGCAATGGTGTTCCCGAATATGGTAGGATTATTTTTCCTTTTCCCTGTAGTTAAAAAACAGCTGAAGAGATACCTTGATGCAATTAAGCTTAAGTATGATGCTATTGAAGATTAA
- a CDS encoding ComEA family DNA-binding protein produces the protein MNIFKSHFKFSKQERSGIFFLLFFIVLLQIVYTFYITRLDDASLVHLKEDKKGQSQINELKKNARRKDSIVIFPFNPNYITDYKGYSLGMSVLEIDRLHAYRANRKFVNSIEDFQKVTLVSDSLITKISPYFKFPDWVTNKRSKKEETLVSTTRSVKANKQLVSDINLATALELRAVNGIGDKLSARIIKFRDRLGGFIDDEQVSEVYGLDPVVLKRIAAHFKVLSIPKLNKININTASVSELSKLVYLNYTVSNAIARYREENGAFHSFDELKNIEGFPSEKINRISLYLAL, from the coding sequence ATGAATATTTTTAAATCCCACTTCAAGTTCTCAAAACAAGAACGAAGTGGGATTTTCTTTTTACTCTTTTTTATTGTACTACTTCAAATTGTGTATACCTTTTATATTACAAGGCTAGATGATGCCTCTTTAGTGCATCTTAAAGAAGATAAAAAGGGGCAATCTCAAATAAATGAGCTTAAGAAAAATGCACGGCGCAAAGATAGCATCGTGATTTTTCCTTTCAATCCTAATTACATTACAGATTATAAAGGATATTCTTTAGGAATGTCTGTGTTAGAAATTGATAGGTTGCATGCGTATAGGGCAAACCGTAAATTTGTAAATTCTATTGAAGATTTTCAAAAGGTAACTTTGGTGTCAGATTCTTTGATAACTAAAATTTCGCCCTATTTTAAATTTCCTGATTGGGTTACTAATAAACGTTCTAAAAAAGAAGAAACTTTGGTTTCTACTACAAGAAGTGTCAAGGCCAATAAACAGTTGGTCAGTGATATTAATTTAGCGACCGCTTTAGAGTTAAGAGCGGTAAATGGTATAGGGGATAAGTTGTCGGCACGAATAATCAAATTCAGAGATAGGTTAGGGGGTTTTATAGATGATGAGCAGGTTTCTGAGGTCTATGGGTTAGACCCTGTGGTGCTTAAGAGAATTGCAGCGCACTTTAAAGTTTTATCCATACCTAAGCTTAATAAAATAAATATCAATACAGCTTCGGTTTCAGAACTGTCAAAATTAGTGTATCTAAATTATACGGTATCGAATGCTATTGCCCGCTATCGTGAAGAAAATGGAGCTTTCCATTCCTTTGATGAATTAAAAAATATAGAGGGGTTTCCTTCCGAAAAAATCAATAGAATATCTTTATATTTGGCATTATAA
- a CDS encoding acyl-CoA dehydrogenase family protein, whose amino-acid sequence MKSMYFTEEHQLFRESLKSFLKKEVVPHIDKWESTGTIERFIWAKFGEMGYFGLATPEKDGGLELDLFYTVIFLEELQKINSGGFAAAMWAHAYLAMTHLNKEADDELKKQYLTPSVLGEKIGCLCISEPFGGSDVAGMLTTAEKKGDTYVINGSKTFITNGVYCDYMIVAAKTNSELGNKGISIFLIDKKTPGVSATKLNKLGWRASDTGEIAFDNVTIPASNLMGEENKGFSYIMEHFALERLIMGINAHARAEYALDYALQYMSERQAFGKTIDKYQALRHRFVELQADMEMCREYNYLVAYRLNKGEYVVKEATISKLKSTKMADEVIYDCLQFLGGYGYMEDYPLARLLRDSRLGPIGGGTSEILKEILAKIMIDKKEYKTTKV is encoded by the coding sequence ATGAAAAGTATGTACTTCACAGAAGAGCATCAGTTGTTTAGAGAAAGTCTCAAAAGTTTTTTAAAGAAAGAAGTTGTTCCTCATATAGATAAATGGGAGAGTACAGGTACTATAGAGCGCTTTATTTGGGCTAAATTTGGCGAAATGGGATATTTTGGTCTCGCCACTCCAGAAAAAGATGGAGGCTTAGAATTAGATTTGTTTTATACGGTTATCTTTTTAGAGGAACTTCAGAAAATAAATTCAGGCGGATTTGCTGCAGCAATGTGGGCGCATGCATATTTGGCAATGACCCATTTGAACAAAGAGGCAGATGATGAGTTAAAAAAACAATACCTAACGCCAAGTGTACTAGGAGAAAAAATTGGTTGTTTGTGTATATCTGAGCCTTTTGGAGGGAGTGATGTGGCAGGAATGCTTACTACTGCTGAAAAAAAAGGCGACACTTATGTTATTAATGGTTCTAAAACATTTATAACTAATGGTGTGTATTGCGATTATATGATCGTTGCAGCTAAAACTAATTCAGAATTAGGGAATAAAGGGATTAGCATATTTTTGATTGATAAAAAAACACCAGGAGTATCCGCAACTAAATTAAATAAATTAGGATGGCGTGCTTCAGATACAGGAGAGATTGCCTTTGATAATGTTACTATTCCTGCATCTAACCTTATGGGAGAAGAAAATAAAGGTTTTTCTTATATTATGGAACATTTTGCTTTAGAACGTTTAATCATGGGTATAAATGCTCATGCAAGAGCAGAATATGCTTTAGATTATGCGTTACAATATATGTCAGAGAGACAGGCTTTTGGAAAAACCATAGATAAGTATCAGGCGTTACGTCATCGTTTTGTAGAACTGCAAGCAGATATGGAAATGTGTCGTGAATATAATTATTTGGTTGCTTACAGGTTAAATAAAGGAGAATATGTTGTTAAAGAAGCTACCATTTCTAAGTTGAAGTCTACTAAAATGGCAGACGAGGTAATTTATGATTGCTTACAATTCTTAGGAGGGTATGGGTATATGGAAGATTATCCGTTAGCAAGATTACTTCGGGATAGTCGTTTAGGGCCTATCGGAGGAGGTACTTCAGAAATTTTAAAAGAGATTTTGGCTAAAATTATGATCGATAAAAAAGAATATAAGACCACTAAAGTGTAA
- the rpsU gene encoding 30S ribosomal protein S21 codes for MLIIPIKEGENIDRALKRFKRKFDRTGTMRQLRKRQQFTKPSVARRAQIQKAHYIQGLRDQEEI; via the coding sequence ATGTTAATTATACCAATAAAAGAAGGAGAAAACATAGATAGAGCATTGAAGCGTTTCAAGCGTAAGTTCGATAGAACTGGAACAATGCGTCAATTGAGAAAGCGTCAGCAGTTTACGAAGCCCTCAGTTGCACGTAGAGCTCAGATTCAAAAAGCGCATTATATTCAAGGCTTGAGAGATCAAGAAGAGATATAA
- a CDS encoding tyrosine-type recombinase/integrase, with product MSVVAFIAYLSLEKKYSLNTIKAYENDLNEFILFCKDTSEVVNIDEVSYVMIRNWIVALVAAKIVNRTINRKIASLKAYYKFLLKTETISVTPLAKHKALKTAKKIEIPFSEAEMNEILVAIPFSEDFEGIRDKLIIELLYATGIRRIELVNLKVVNVDLRQKTIKVLGKRNKERIVPLVASLVLLFQEYLDARSSVVSVGAKEFVFLLKSGGKIYETLVYRVINHYFGLVSSKVKKSPHILRHTFATHLLNKGADLNSVKELLGHASLASTQVYTHNSIAELKKVHLKSHPRNKN from the coding sequence ATGTCTGTAGTTGCATTTATTGCTTATTTATCCTTAGAGAAAAAGTATTCCTTAAATACTATAAAGGCTTATGAAAATGATCTAAACGAGTTTATCTTGTTTTGTAAGGATACGAGCGAGGTGGTTAATATTGATGAGGTGTCTTATGTTATGATCCGAAATTGGATCGTTGCTCTGGTTGCAGCTAAAATTGTAAACCGGACAATTAATAGGAAGATAGCTTCTTTAAAAGCATACTATAAATTCTTATTAAAAACAGAAACTATATCTGTTACACCTCTTGCTAAACATAAAGCTTTAAAAACAGCTAAAAAAATTGAGATTCCTTTTTCTGAAGCAGAAATGAATGAAATCTTAGTTGCAATACCATTTTCAGAAGATTTTGAAGGGATTAGAGATAAGTTAATTATAGAGTTGCTTTATGCTACGGGAATACGTCGCATAGAGTTGGTCAATTTGAAAGTTGTAAATGTTGACTTAAGGCAAAAAACAATTAAAGTTTTAGGGAAAAGAAATAAAGAACGGATTGTTCCATTAGTGGCTTCTTTGGTCTTGTTGTTTCAGGAGTATTTAGATGCGCGTAGTTCTGTTGTTTCTGTAGGTGCGAAAGAGTTTGTCTTTTTGTTAAAGTCGGGAGGTAAAATTTATGAAACGCTTGTGTATAGGGTTATAAATCATTATTTCGGTTTGGTGTCTAGTAAAGTAAAAAAGAGCCCTCATATTCTCCGACATACTTTTGCAACGCATTTGTTAAATAAAGGTGCCGATTTAAATTCTGTAAAAGAATTGTTAGGGCATGCTAGTTTAGCCTCTACGCAAGTGTATACTCATAATAGTATAGCGGAATTAAAAAAAGTTCATTTGAAGTCGCATCCTAGAAATAAAAATTAG
- the tuf gene encoding elongation factor Tu, producing MAKATFDRSKPHLNIGTIGHVDHGKTTLTAAITTVLANAGLSEMRSFDSIDNAPEEKERGITINTSHVEYSTANRHYAHVDCPGHADYVKNMVTGAAQMDGAILVVAATDGPMPQTREHILLGRQVGIPRMVVFMNKVDMVDDEELLELVEMEVRELLSFYEYDGDNGPVIAGSALGALNGEQKWVDTVMSLMDAVDSWIELPKRDVEKDFLMPVEDVFTITGRGTVATGRIETGIANTGDPVEIIGMGAEKLNSTVTGVEMFRKILDRGEAGDNVGLLLRGIEKSQIKRGMVICKPGSVKPHAKFKAEVYVLKKEEGGRHTPFHNNYRPQFYVRTTDVTGTIMLPDGVEMVMPGDNLTINVELLSPIALSVGLRFAIREGGRTVGAGQVTEITD from the coding sequence ATGGCTAAGGCAACATTTGATCGTTCTAAACCGCACTTAAATATCGGTACTATTGGACACGTAGATCACGGTAAAACTACATTGACTGCCGCTATTACAACAGTTTTAGCAAACGCAGGATTGTCTGAAATGAGAAGTTTCGACTCAATTGATAATGCACCTGAAGAAAAAGAAAGAGGAATTACTATTAATACATCACACGTAGAATATTCTACAGCTAACCGTCATTACGCTCACGTTGACTGTCCAGGTCACGCGGATTACGTAAAGAACATGGTTACTGGAGCTGCTCAGATGGATGGTGCTATTCTTGTTGTTGCTGCTACTGATGGTCCAATGCCACAAACACGTGAGCATATCCTTTTAGGTCGCCAGGTTGGTATTCCTAGAATGGTTGTATTCATGAATAAAGTGGATATGGTTGATGATGAAGAATTATTAGAGCTTGTTGAAATGGAAGTTAGAGAATTGCTTTCTTTCTATGAGTATGATGGTGATAATGGTCCTGTAATTGCTGGTTCTGCTTTAGGAGCATTAAACGGTGAGCAAAAATGGGTTGATACAGTTATGTCTTTAATGGATGCTGTTGATTCTTGGATCGAATTACCTAAGAGAGATGTTGAAAAAGATTTCTTAATGCCAGTTGAAGATGTATTTACTATTACGGGTCGTGGTACTGTTGCTACTGGTCGTATTGAAACTGGAATAGCGAACACTGGTGATCCTGTTGAGATTATTGGTATGGGTGCTGAGAAATTAAATTCTACAGTTACTGGAGTTGAAATGTTCCGTAAGATATTAGATAGAGGTGAAGCTGGTGATAACGTAGGTCTTTTATTGAGAGGTATTGAAAAATCTCAAATAAAAAGAGGTATGGTAATCTGTAAGCCAGGTTCAGTTAAGCCACATGCTAAATTCAAAGCAGAGGTTTATGTTCTTAAGAAAGAAGAAGGTGGTCGTCATACACCATTCCATAACAACTACCGTCCTCAGTTCTATGTAAGAACTACAGATGTTACAGGAACAATTATGCTTCCTGATGGAGTTGAAATGGTAATGCCAGGTGATAACCTTACTATTAATGTTGAATTATTATCTCCAATTGCTTTGAGTGTTGGTTTACGTTTCGCTATCCGTGAAGGTGGTAGAACTGTAGGTGCAGGTCAGGTAACAGAGATTACAGATTAA
- the secE gene encoding preprotein translocase subunit SecE: protein MLTYIKESFEELRTNITLPSKSEASNLMVIVAVFSILFALATWGVDSLFSYLIDIYFDKLIN from the coding sequence ATGTTAACATATATCAAGGAATCCTTTGAGGAGCTTAGGACTAATATAACATTACCTTCCAAATCTGAAGCATCAAATTTGATGGTAATTGTTGCTGTTTTTTCTATTTTATTTGCTTTGGCGACTTGGGGTGTAGACAGTCTTTTTAGTTATTTAATTGATATCTATTTTGATAAATTAATAAATTAA
- the nusG gene encoding transcription termination/antitermination protein NusG, with translation MSEVLDKKWYVVRAVSGQENKIKGYIESEVARLGFGDYLDEVLVPTEKVIQVRNGKKVNKERVYFPGYIMVKANLGGEVAHIIRSITNVIGFLGETKGGDPVPLRKTEVNRMLGKVDELTVTTENVAIPFVMGETVKVIDGPFNGFNGTVEKINEEKRKLEVMVKIFGRKTPLELSYMQVEKV, from the coding sequence ATGTCAGAAGTATTGGATAAGAAGTGGTATGTAGTTAGGGCTGTAAGTGGTCAAGAAAATAAAATAAAGGGTTACATCGAATCAGAAGTAGCTCGTTTAGGTTTTGGAGACTATTTAGATGAGGTTTTAGTGCCTACTGAAAAGGTAATTCAAGTTCGTAATGGAAAGAAGGTAAATAAAGAAAGAGTTTATTTTCCTGGATACATTATGGTTAAAGCTAACCTTGGAGGTGAGGTTGCCCATATTATACGTTCTATTACTAACGTAATTGGTTTTCTAGGTGAAACTAAAGGAGGAGATCCTGTTCCATTAAGAAAAACCGAAGTAAATAGAATGTTAGGTAAGGTTGATGAGTTAACTGTTACAACAGAAAATGTTGCTATTCCTTTTGTTATGGGAGAAACGGTTAAGGTTATTGACGGACCTTTTAATGGATTTAACGGAACAGTTGAAAAAATTAATGAAGAGAAGCGTAAGCTTGAGGTTATGGTGAAGATTTTCGGAAGAAAAACTCCATTAGAACTAAGTTATATGCAGGTAGAGAAAGTATAA